The Gemmatimonadaceae bacterium sequence CTTGTGCTGCTTGGCGAGTCCCAGCACGTCTCGGAACCCCTTCACCATGATGTTCCGCAGCCGATCGTTGACCGTTTCCTCGTCCCAGAAGTAGCCGCCACGATCCTGCACCCACTCGAAGTACGACACGGTGACGCCACCCGCATTGGCCAGGATGTCGGGGATGACGAACACGCCCTTCTCGTCGAGAATGGCGTCGGCAGCCGCGGAGGTGGGGCCGTTGGCACCCTCGCAGATGATCTTGGCGCGGATCTTCGACGCATTCTTCGTGGTGATGACGTTTTCGAGTGCGGCCGGCAGCAGCACGTCCACGTCGAGTTGCAGCAGTTCTTCGTTGGAGATGGCGTCGCCCTTGCTGTACCCCTCGAGCGACTTATGCTGTTTGACCCACGCGATCGCGTCGTCGACGTCGATCCCGGCGGCGTTGTGGTAGCCACCCGTGCGGTCCGAGATGGCGACGATCTTGCACCCTTCACGCGCCAGCAGGGACGCCGAGACGCTGCCCACGTTGCCAAAGCCCTGCACGGCCACCGTCGTCCCCTTCACGTTCATGCCCTGCTGCGCAAGCGCCTCCTTCGTCACGATCATGCACCCACGTCCCGTGGCTTCGCGGCGCCCGAGCGATCCGCCCATCTCGACCGGCTTGCCCGTCGTCACCGCCGTCACCGTATGGCCCACGTGCATCGAGTACGTGTCCATCAGCCACGCCATCACGCG is a genomic window containing:
- a CDS encoding Glu/Leu/Phe/Val dehydrogenase, producing MPTDLRLPTNAIVKPDKDRFLNEENPFEAMMSRFDRAAELLDLEPGLYKVLRKPEKQVIVACPTMMDNGEIEVFTGIRVLYNTSRGPAKGGIRFDMQVSLDEVTALAAWMTWKCAVVNVPFGGAKGGVICDPLKMSVGELERLTRRYTAGIINTLGPDSDVPAPDVNTNERVMAWLMDTYSMHVGHTVTAVTTGKPVEMGGSLGRREATGRGCMIVTKEALAQQGMNVKGTTVAVQGFGNVGSVSASLLAREGCKIVAISDRTGGYHNAAGIDVDDAIAWVKQHKSLEGYSKGDAISNEELLQLDVDVLLPAALENVITTKNASKIRAKIICEGANGPTSAAADAILDEKGVFVIPDILANAGGVTVSYFEWVQDRGGYFWDEETVNDRLRNIMVKGFRDVLGLAKQHKVNMRTACYMLSISRVATVHRLRGIYA